The following proteins are co-located in the Shouchella hunanensis genome:
- a CDS encoding ABC transporter permease/substrate-binding protein, with product MESFWSSYFTLFEERSDLLLQSFWEHLQLSLISLLIAVAIAIPVGILLTRYTRYSEFVIGIAAVLQTIPSLALLGFLVLFVGIGTTPAIIALTAYALLPVLRNTYTGIKEVDPALVEAARGMGMNSRKRLVKVELPLAMPTVMAGIRTSMVLIVGTATLAALVGGGGLGQIIMLGIQRTSNEYILFGALPATLLALFFDFVLRFTERRSEKKRAGSYKPMIAVVVIALLIVTVPPTVNAVRGVGQADIVIGGKMGPEPPILANMYKELIEQETDLEVEVIAPLGTTSVNFNALEVGDVAIYPEFTGTVLADLLNIENFSYDERESFEQARDEMYEQLGHILLEPMGFQNTYAIAMPRALAEELEVETISDLEPYANELEAGFTFEFADREDGYAGFEEVYGFSFDNVTTIDVSTRYQAISNGSIQLSDVFSTDPQIVEYDMVVLEDDATLFPPYQAAPLVSSQAISEYPELEDILNQLAGVGSEDEISELNYRVDINDEDPATVARDFLKEKGLLTN from the coding sequence ATGGAATCTTTTTGGTCATCTTATTTTACACTTTTCGAAGAACGTTCGGATTTACTACTGCAATCGTTTTGGGAGCATTTACAGCTCTCTCTTATCTCTTTACTAATTGCCGTAGCGATTGCCATTCCAGTTGGTATTTTACTTACCCGCTATACACGGTATTCTGAGTTCGTTATTGGCATCGCTGCTGTTTTACAAACCATTCCTTCTCTCGCTTTACTTGGGTTTCTTGTTTTATTTGTTGGAATTGGAACAACACCTGCCATTATCGCATTAACAGCGTACGCGCTTTTGCCAGTCCTTCGAAATACATACACAGGGATAAAAGAAGTGGATCCTGCGCTTGTAGAGGCTGCAAGAGGGATGGGAATGAATTCTCGTAAACGTCTAGTAAAAGTGGAGTTACCTCTTGCAATGCCAACGGTCATGGCAGGCATTCGAACCTCAATGGTATTGATTGTTGGTACAGCAACACTTGCTGCTCTTGTTGGAGGGGGTGGACTTGGACAAATCATTATGCTCGGTATCCAACGTACGAGTAACGAATACATTCTGTTTGGCGCACTTCCAGCTACGTTGCTCGCTCTCTTTTTTGATTTTGTTTTACGTTTTACTGAAAGACGATCAGAGAAAAAACGCGCAGGGTCCTATAAGCCAATGATAGCCGTTGTGGTCATTGCCCTCCTTATCGTTACGGTCCCGCCAACAGTGAATGCAGTCCGAGGTGTTGGCCAAGCCGATATCGTTATTGGTGGAAAAATGGGTCCAGAACCGCCTATTTTAGCCAATATGTATAAAGAGTTAATTGAACAAGAAACTGATTTAGAAGTCGAAGTCATTGCACCACTCGGCACAACCAGTGTAAACTTTAATGCATTAGAAGTTGGTGATGTTGCCATCTATCCTGAATTTACAGGGACTGTACTTGCTGACTTATTAAACATTGAGAACTTTAGCTATGATGAACGGGAATCATTTGAACAAGCACGAGATGAAATGTACGAACAATTAGGGCATATATTGCTAGAGCCAATGGGTTTTCAAAATACCTACGCCATTGCTATGCCTAGAGCATTAGCTGAAGAGCTTGAAGTGGAGACTATATCTGATTTAGAACCCTACGCAAATGAGCTTGAAGCTGGCTTTACCTTTGAATTTGCAGACCGAGAAGATGGATATGCTGGATTTGAAGAAGTGTATGGGTTCTCGTTTGACAATGTCACAACGATTGATGTATCAACTCGTTATCAAGCTATTTCCAATGGGAGCATTCAATTAAGTGATGTTTTCTCAACAGATCCTCAAATCGTCGAGTACGATATGGTTGTCCTAGAAGATGATGCAACGCTGTTTCCACCTTATCAGGCAGCGCCACTTGTAAGCAGTCAAGCCATAAGTGAGTACCCGGAGCTCGAGGACATCTTAAACCAACTGGCGGGAGTAGGGTCGGAAGATGAAATTTCTGAACTGAATTACCGTGTTGACATTAATGACGAAGATCCAGCCACAGTTGCTCGCGACTTTTTAAAAGAAAAAGGACTACTTACCAATTAA
- the parC gene encoding DNA topoisomerase IV subunit A has product MSNAEKYLDLPLEDVIGDRFSRYSKYIIQERALPDARDGLKPVQRRILYAMYTDGNTADKPYRKAAKTVGNVIGNYHPHGDSSVYDAMVRMSQEWKVRQLLIDMHGNNGSVDGDPPAAMRYTEARLSKISAELMRDLDKGTVDYIPNFDDSIEEPVVLPAMYPNLLVNGSTGISAGYATDIPPHHLPEIIDGAVRLMEKPSTTIDELLTIIKGPDFPTGGIVQGLDGIRKAYETGKGKVVVRAKTAFEEVRGGRTQIVITELPYEVVKANLVKKMDEIRFDKKVDGIAEVRDDTDRTGMRIVVELKKDAEANAILNYLFKHTDLQVMYHFNMVAIYNKTPQLMGLKALLQAYIDHQKDVFTRKSRFELKKAQERAHIVEGLIKAVSILDEVIAVIRGSKDKKDAKHNLQEQFAFTEPQSEAIVNLQLYRLTNTDITTLEKEAEELKKRITELESILASEKKLIQVIKKELVQVKKQFHSERRTVIKEEIEELKINMDQLVATEDVRVTITHAGYVKRTSIRSYTASSKDAPGMKAGDTVLQSLVASTTDVLLLFTKKGNYLYLPIHQLPDIRWKDDGQHIANIIPIDSDDELVATLVISSFDTDESLLFMTRNGMIKRTELKLYQAQRNSKPLMALKVKEDDALVSVEKTNGKKELFAATHFGYGLWFSENDISLVGQRAAGVKGMNVKPGDYIVGFETFELEDTVEFLCVTQRGSVKRMAITEFEKSSRNKRGSVLLRELKSNPHRLVGFKKITPDTKLFLVETDQDEHIFVDPSKYRKADRYSNGSYAFDENDRGKARRLKVVIDTVDQE; this is encoded by the coding sequence TTGTCAAATGCAGAAAAGTATCTTGATCTCCCCTTAGAAGATGTCATAGGAGATCGATTTAGTCGCTATAGTAAGTACATCATTCAAGAACGTGCACTTCCTGATGCGCGAGATGGGTTGAAACCGGTACAACGACGAATTTTATACGCCATGTATACAGATGGAAATACAGCCGACAAACCGTATCGGAAAGCAGCCAAAACCGTCGGGAACGTGATCGGAAACTATCACCCGCACGGTGATAGTTCTGTCTATGACGCGATGGTACGTATGAGTCAAGAATGGAAAGTGCGACAGCTTTTAATCGATATGCACGGAAACAATGGTTCGGTTGATGGAGATCCTCCAGCTGCGATGCGTTATACCGAAGCAAGGCTTTCAAAGATTAGTGCTGAGCTTATGCGTGATTTGGATAAAGGAACTGTTGATTACATTCCGAACTTCGATGATTCTATAGAAGAGCCTGTCGTACTACCTGCGATGTATCCAAACTTGCTCGTTAACGGTTCTACTGGTATTTCTGCAGGTTATGCAACCGATATTCCGCCGCATCACTTACCTGAAATCATTGATGGTGCCGTTCGTTTAATGGAAAAGCCGTCAACGACGATTGATGAACTTCTCACGATTATAAAAGGACCTGATTTTCCAACTGGCGGTATCGTTCAAGGTTTAGACGGGATTCGGAAGGCGTACGAGACAGGAAAGGGAAAAGTCGTCGTACGAGCCAAAACAGCATTTGAAGAAGTTCGAGGCGGTCGAACGCAGATTGTCATAACTGAACTGCCTTATGAAGTAGTAAAAGCGAATCTCGTAAAGAAAATGGACGAAATCCGCTTTGATAAAAAAGTAGATGGGATTGCAGAAGTGCGCGATGATACCGACCGAACAGGAATGCGCATTGTTGTAGAATTAAAAAAAGATGCAGAAGCAAATGCGATTTTGAACTATTTGTTTAAGCATACTGATTTACAAGTAATGTACCACTTTAATATGGTTGCCATTTATAATAAAACACCCCAATTGATGGGATTAAAAGCGCTTCTTCAAGCCTATATTGATCACCAAAAAGATGTCTTCACGAGAAAATCTCGATTTGAGCTTAAAAAAGCGCAAGAGCGTGCTCATATTGTCGAAGGATTAATAAAAGCAGTCTCGATTCTCGATGAAGTGATTGCAGTTATTCGCGGATCAAAAGATAAAAAAGACGCGAAACACAATCTGCAAGAGCAATTTGCGTTTACAGAACCTCAATCTGAAGCAATTGTGAATTTGCAGCTTTACCGATTAACGAACACGGATATTACGACGCTTGAAAAAGAAGCAGAAGAATTAAAAAAGCGTATTACGGAGCTAGAATCCATTCTAGCAAGTGAAAAAAAGCTTATTCAAGTTATTAAAAAAGAGTTAGTCCAAGTAAAAAAACAGTTCCATTCTGAAAGACGCACAGTCATTAAAGAAGAAATAGAAGAGTTAAAGATTAATATGGATCAACTTGTTGCAACGGAAGATGTGCGTGTTACGATTACACATGCAGGATACGTGAAACGAACAAGCATTCGTTCATACACAGCTTCTAGTAAAGATGCTCCTGGAATGAAAGCCGGTGATACGGTTCTTCAATCTCTTGTTGCTTCCACCACTGACGTTCTTCTCCTCTTTACAAAAAAAGGGAACTACTTGTACTTACCGATTCATCAGCTGCCAGATATCCGCTGGAAAGACGACGGTCAGCATATCGCTAATATTATTCCCATTGATTCCGATGACGAATTAGTAGCGACCCTTGTTATTTCTTCTTTTGATACCGATGAGTCGCTCCTGTTTATGACACGAAACGGGATGATCAAACGTACCGAATTAAAGCTTTATCAAGCACAACGCAACTCAAAACCACTTATGGCTTTAAAGGTAAAAGAAGACGATGCACTCGTATCAGTTGAAAAAACAAATGGTAAAAAAGAGCTATTTGCTGCGACACATTTTGGGTATGGACTCTGGTTCTCAGAAAATGATATATCGCTTGTTGGCCAGCGTGCAGCAGGTGTGAAAGGGATGAACGTAAAGCCAGGGGACTACATCGTTGGTTTTGAAACATTTGAATTAGAGGACACAGTCGAATTCCTCTGTGTCACACAGCGCGGGTCTGTTAAGCGAATGGCCATTACCGAATTTGAAAAATCAAGCCGAAATAAGCGTGGATCGGTCTTGCTTCGTGAGCTGAAATCGAATCCTCACCGTCTTGTTGGGTTTAAAAAGATTACACCTGATACAAAGCTATTTTTAGTCGAAACCGATCAAGATGAACACATTTTCGTTGATCCGAGCAAGTATCGAAAAGCGGATCGTTATTCGAACGGGTCCTATGCATTTGATGAAAACGACCGTGGGAAAGCGCGTCGATTAAAAGTGGTTATAGATACCGTCGATCAAGAATAA
- a CDS encoding carboxypeptidase M32, producing the protein MKQAEEKFTDYLKRKNHYEQLLGLMIWDARTGAPTGAVEQRADVMSTISSDIFSMTTSSELKELIDELKTKTDSSVVLKRAVEEAEKAYNRNTKIPADEYTAFVKLQTNAEAKWEEAKRENDFDIFKPYLKELVAFKKRFINYLGYEKHPYNTLLDDFEPGVFTDTLDAVFSELKSHLIPLIQRVSASKHQPETTCLFKHFPKSNQEKLNVSFLKTMNYDFTKGRLDESVHPFAIGINPSDVRVTTKYNENDFRVALLGTIHEGGHALYEQHIDESLIPYNLARGTSMGIHESQSLFWEKFIGQSYSFWEGMYQELAAHGTGQFEHVPLDDFYFALNESKPSMIRIEADELTYCLHIILRYELEKGLFEGSIEVDELPKLWNDKMEEYLGIRPQHNGEGVLQDVHWSSGDFGYFPSYALGFIYAAQINQVIKKEIPETDDLIRSENLEPIREWLTEHIHQYGAVKKPKDLIEAITGGGIDPQPLIHYLTEKYTRLYKL; encoded by the coding sequence ATGAAACAAGCAGAAGAGAAATTTACTGATTATTTAAAACGGAAAAATCACTATGAGCAATTGTTAGGCTTAATGATATGGGATGCTCGTACTGGAGCGCCTACAGGTGCAGTAGAGCAAAGAGCAGATGTGATGAGCACCATTTCAAGCGACATCTTTTCTATGACAACATCTTCTGAATTAAAAGAGCTAATTGATGAATTAAAAACAAAAACAGATTCTTCAGTTGTGTTAAAACGAGCGGTTGAGGAGGCAGAAAAAGCATACAATCGTAATACAAAAATTCCTGCTGATGAGTACACAGCATTTGTGAAGTTACAGACAAATGCGGAAGCGAAATGGGAAGAAGCAAAGCGTGAAAATGATTTTGACATTTTCAAACCGTATTTAAAAGAATTAGTAGCATTTAAAAAGCGTTTTATTAATTATTTAGGTTATGAAAAACATCCTTATAATACACTTTTAGATGATTTTGAACCAGGGGTTTTTACAGACACGTTAGATGCGGTCTTTTCTGAGTTAAAAAGTCATCTTATCCCGCTTATTCAACGTGTCTCTGCTTCAAAACACCAACCAGAGACTACATGCTTATTTAAGCATTTCCCGAAAAGTAATCAAGAGAAATTAAACGTTTCATTCCTTAAAACAATGAATTATGATTTTACAAAAGGCCGCTTAGATGAGAGTGTACATCCATTTGCCATTGGGATTAACCCTTCAGATGTGCGAGTGACAACGAAGTACAATGAAAACGATTTTCGCGTTGCATTATTAGGAACGATACATGAAGGCGGGCACGCGCTTTACGAACAGCATATTGATGAAAGTCTTATCCCGTACAATCTTGCACGAGGGACTTCAATGGGCATTCATGAGTCACAATCGCTTTTTTGGGAAAAATTTATTGGCCAGTCGTACTCGTTTTGGGAAGGCATGTATCAAGAATTAGCAGCCCACGGAACAGGTCAATTTGAGCACGTTCCATTAGACGATTTTTACTTTGCATTAAATGAATCAAAGCCTTCGATGATTCGAATTGAAGCGGATGAGCTCACCTACTGCTTACATATTATTCTTCGATATGAATTAGAAAAGGGATTGTTTGAAGGGTCAATTGAAGTTGACGAACTACCAAAGCTATGGAATGACAAAATGGAAGAGTATCTTGGTATTCGACCACAACATAATGGAGAAGGGGTGCTACAAGATGTCCATTGGTCATCAGGAGACTTTGGCTACTTCCCTTCGTATGCACTAGGCTTTATTTATGCAGCTCAAATAAATCAAGTGATAAAGAAAGAGATTCCAGAAACCGACGATCTCATACGCTCCGAAAATCTTGAGCCAATTCGAGAGTGGCTGACAGAGCATATCCACCAGTATGGCGCCGTGAAAAAGCCAAAAGACCTAATTGAAGCCATTACTGGTGGTGGTATTGACCCACAGCCATTAATTCATTATTTAACAGAAAAATATACACGCTTGTATAAGCTTTAA
- the fadH gene encoding 2,4-dienoyl-CoA reductase translates to MKEEVIIVTGGSSGMGKAMVKHFADAGARVIVCARNEERLTQTKQELETFPEQITTFALDIRNRGDIEAMVNDVYETVGPITAVVNNAAGNFLCPSEDLSENGWHSVIDIVLNGTWHMTQTVGKRWIQEKQAGAMVNIVATYADTGGPGVVHSASAKAGVLAMTKTLAVEWGATYGIRVNAIAPGPIEDTGGVDKLIQSEKAHQMALKSIPMKRFGKGEEVAKLAHYLLSPEGSYINGTCITIDGGQSIGQSGFLTGAAAFQR, encoded by the coding sequence ATGAAAGAGGAAGTCATTATTGTAACTGGCGGTAGTAGTGGTATGGGTAAAGCGATGGTCAAACATTTTGCAGATGCTGGTGCGCGGGTTATCGTTTGTGCACGTAACGAAGAACGATTGACGCAAACGAAACAAGAATTAGAAACATTCCCTGAGCAAATCACAACCTTCGCCTTAGATATCCGAAATCGAGGGGATATCGAAGCGATGGTAAATGATGTGTATGAAACGGTTGGACCAATTACAGCTGTTGTCAATAACGCTGCTGGAAATTTTCTTTGTCCATCTGAAGACTTAAGCGAAAACGGCTGGCATTCCGTTATTGATATTGTCTTGAATGGTACGTGGCACATGACTCAAACGGTTGGGAAGCGATGGATTCAAGAAAAACAAGCAGGTGCAATGGTAAATATTGTGGCAACGTACGCTGATACAGGTGGGCCTGGTGTGGTTCATTCTGCAAGTGCAAAGGCAGGGGTACTTGCAATGACAAAAACATTGGCAGTTGAATGGGGTGCGACGTACGGAATACGTGTTAATGCCATTGCGCCTGGACCAATTGAGGATACAGGCGGTGTAGACAAGCTAATTCAAAGCGAAAAAGCCCATCAAATGGCATTAAAAAGCATTCCGATGAAACGGTTTGGTAAAGGAGAAGAAGTGGCTAAACTTGCTCATTATCTTCTTTCCCCAGAGGGCTCCTATATTAATGGCACTTGCATTACAATTGATGGTGGCCAATCCATTGGTCAATCAGGCTTCTTGACAGGGGCGGCAGCATTTCAACGATAA
- a CDS encoding ABC transporter ATP-binding protein, whose amino-acid sequence MITFKQVSKQYEDGTKAVADANFTIDKGEFFVLIGPSGCGKTTTLKMINRLIPPTAGEIFINGANTSNGNIDQLRWNIGYVLQQIALFPHMTVANNIAIVPELKGWNRDKTNARIDELLSLVGLDPETYRHRLPGDLSGGQQQRVGVARALAADPDILLMDEPFSALDPVARASLQKDIKALQRDIKKTIVFVTHDMEEAKFLGDRIGMMEDGHVLQIGTAQELIENPASHSVARFLRNSDGFDQTSVQTVGSILTPIEESEYVTTGEHQSSNELQFVLSNDDELKDVQYLGKSIEQYQIIHYTDTLEQTYHQLEQCPFPALPVLKGDKCMGVVSYQNLAKLAVQPSLHHA is encoded by the coding sequence TTGATCACATTTAAGCAAGTATCAAAGCAATACGAAGATGGAACAAAAGCGGTAGCTGACGCGAATTTCACAATTGATAAAGGTGAGTTCTTTGTTTTAATTGGACCAAGTGGCTGCGGAAAAACAACGACGTTAAAAATGATTAATCGCTTAATTCCGCCTACAGCGGGAGAAATATTCATTAATGGTGCCAATACAAGCAATGGTAATATTGATCAGTTGCGATGGAATATTGGCTATGTCCTTCAACAAATTGCGCTATTCCCGCACATGACAGTTGCTAATAATATTGCCATTGTCCCAGAATTAAAGGGCTGGAATCGCGATAAAACAAATGCTCGTATTGACGAATTATTATCGTTAGTAGGACTAGACCCAGAAACCTATCGACATCGTTTGCCAGGGGATTTGTCTGGAGGTCAACAGCAACGGGTAGGGGTTGCACGAGCTTTGGCAGCAGACCCTGATATCTTATTAATGGATGAGCCATTCAGTGCACTAGATCCAGTGGCAAGAGCTTCATTGCAAAAAGACATTAAGGCGCTGCAACGAGATATCAAGAAAACAATTGTATTCGTTACCCATGATATGGAGGAAGCGAAATTCTTAGGAGATCGCATTGGGATGATGGAAGACGGACATGTGCTTCAAATTGGCACAGCACAAGAATTAATCGAAAACCCAGCTTCTCATTCTGTCGCTCGCTTTTTGCGCAATTCCGATGGATTTGACCAAACTTCGGTTCAAACAGTTGGTTCGATTCTTACTCCTATTGAAGAAAGTGAGTATGTGACAACAGGAGAACATCAGTCTTCCAATGAGTTACAATTTGTTCTTTCTAACGACGATGAGCTGAAAGATGTACAGTATTTAGGGAAATCCATTGAGCAATACCAAATCATTCATTATACCGATACGCTTGAACAAACGTACCATCAGTTAGAACAATGTCCATTTCCGGCGCTGCCAGTCTTAAAAGGCGATAAATGTATGGGCGTTGTTTCTTATCAAAACCTTGCAAAACTAGCTGTACAACCATCACTACATCACGCATAA
- a CDS encoding tyrosine-type recombinase/integrase gives MSIFAKINQQQRSNENQQQPIQKQPFRRLDDLPVFIHSYIQYIRSLGYSQATIQRYIYDFLDFFHFVERQSGEELFTAKDSSLSDFSQLNQQGIEYYVHYLAMELENEAKTINRKLSALQSLFHYLMKQYHLKENPVQAVTRPKVKKREPVYLSIEEMKAVMALTLNDEGLTLRQKKYHRLLALRDLTAITLLVRTGLRVSELASLKRSQLHVGRKEMQVLGKGNKQRTIPLTDEVLEVIQHYLQSLPETVRPKQEDSLLVGFDFRTMTYSRSISVSALQKMIQRLFERAKKVIPSLENRTITAHKLRHSFATALIRNGVNVLTLQQLLGHESVATTQVYAHVDYEAKIKAIQSW, from the coding sequence ATGTCAATCTTCGCGAAAATAAATCAGCAGCAACGTTCAAATGAAAATCAACAACAACCCATTCAAAAACAGCCCTTTCGTCGACTTGATGACTTACCTGTTTTTATTCACTCATATATTCAATACATTCGTTCTCTAGGTTATAGCCAAGCGACCATTCAACGGTATATTTATGATTTCCTTGATTTCTTTCATTTTGTTGAGCGTCAAAGTGGAGAGGAATTGTTTACAGCTAAAGACAGTAGCCTTTCCGATTTCTCGCAACTTAACCAACAAGGGATTGAATATTATGTTCATTACTTGGCAATGGAGTTGGAAAATGAAGCAAAGACAATCAATCGGAAGTTATCAGCACTACAATCGTTGTTTCATTACTTGATGAAGCAGTATCATTTGAAAGAAAACCCTGTTCAAGCTGTGACACGACCAAAAGTGAAAAAAAGGGAGCCTGTTTACTTATCGATTGAAGAAATGAAAGCTGTAATGGCATTAACGCTTAATGATGAAGGCTTAACCTTGCGTCAAAAAAAATACCACCGTTTATTAGCTTTACGAGACTTAACGGCGATCACACTACTCGTTCGCACAGGTTTACGAGTATCAGAACTCGCTTCACTAAAACGTTCACAGCTTCACGTTGGTCGAAAAGAAATGCAGGTACTTGGTAAAGGAAATAAACAACGGACGATTCCGCTTACAGATGAAGTGCTAGAAGTCATTCAACATTATCTCCAATCCTTACCTGAAACGGTACGACCGAAACAAGAGGATTCCCTGTTAGTCGGTTTTGACTTCCGTACGATGACGTATTCGCGCTCTATCAGTGTTAGTGCTCTTCAAAAAATGATTCAACGCCTGTTCGAACGGGCAAAAAAAGTAATTCCTTCTCTTGAAAATCGTACGATCACTGCCCACAAACTCCGTCATAGCTTTGCAACGGCTTTAATCCGAAACGGGGTAAATGTGTTAACGTTACAGCAGCTTCTAGGTCATGAGTCTGTTGCTACAACCCAAGTGTATGCTCATGTTGATTACGAGGCGAAAATTAAAGCGATTCAATCATGGTAA
- a CDS encoding CoA-binding protein — MKNPSDQRIKEILHTKKRIAVVGLSNNPDRTSYMVSKAMQDAGYTIIPINPNVDTVLGEKAYASISDLDQEVDMVNIFRRSEFLPELAKETVQAGIPIFWSQLGVVSEEAYSYLQENHVETIMDRCIKVEHAKFK; from the coding sequence ATGAAAAACCCATCAGATCAGCGAATAAAAGAAATTCTTCATACAAAGAAGCGTATTGCTGTAGTCGGGCTCTCAAATAACCCGGATCGAACAAGCTACATGGTTTCAAAAGCAATGCAAGATGCAGGGTATACAATTATTCCAATTAATCCGAATGTGGACACGGTTTTAGGAGAAAAAGCGTATGCTTCTATTTCAGACTTAGATCAAGAGGTAGATATGGTGAATATCTTTCGTAGAAGCGAGTTTTTGCCGGAACTTGCTAAAGAAACCGTACAAGCAGGCATCCCAATCTTTTGGTCTCAGCTTGGTGTTGTTAGCGAAGAAGCCTATTCGTATTTGCAAGAAAATCATGTCGAAACGATTATGGATCGCTGCATTAAAGTAGAGCACGCTAAATTTAAATAA
- the parE gene encoding DNA topoisomerase IV subunit B translates to MAKQHDYNDDSIQVLEGLEAVRKRPGMYIGSTDTRGLHHLVYEIVDNAVDEALGGHGASIYVTIHKDGSVSIQDEGRGMPVGMHRSGKPTPEVIFTVLHAGGKFGQGGYATSGGLHGVGASVVNALSSWLEVDIKRDGYRYTQRFEHGGKPVTTLEKKGKTRGAGTLVRFMPDESIFSTVNFNTETLSERLREAAFLLRGVAITLKDERPGKEMEELFQFETGLEAFVDYLNEGKEPLHPVVSFSGQANEIEMDFSFQFHDAYTENVLSFVNNVRTRDGGTHELGAKTAVTRMMNEHAKKVGLLKEKDKKLDGSDIREGFTAVISVRVPEAKLQFEGQTKSKLGTAEARSAVDAIISEKLSYYLEENPSVATTLIKKSIKAAQAREAARKAREDARNGKKNKRKDVLLSGKLTPAQSRNPDRNELYLVEGDSAGGSAKQGRDRKFQAVLPLRGKVINTEKAKLDDIMKNEEIRTIIHTIGAGVGADFDLSDCNYDKVVIMTDADTDGAHIQVLLLTFFYRYMKPLLDAGKIYIALPPLYKVSKGSGAKEKVQYAWEETELQQALKTIGKGSTVQRYKGLGEMNATQLWETTMDPETRTLIRVRLEDAARAEKHVATLMGDKVEPRRKWIESHVAFGLEEETNILENENLHVGEET, encoded by the coding sequence ATGGCAAAACAACATGACTATAATGATGATTCCATTCAGGTGCTAGAGGGGTTAGAAGCCGTTCGGAAGCGACCAGGTATGTATATTGGTTCTACAGATACCCGTGGATTGCATCATCTTGTATATGAAATTGTCGACAACGCAGTCGATGAAGCGTTAGGAGGTCACGGTGCTTCAATTTATGTAACGATTCATAAAGATGGTAGTGTCTCCATTCAAGACGAAGGGAGAGGAATGCCTGTCGGGATGCACCGCTCTGGCAAACCAACACCTGAGGTCATTTTTACCGTATTACACGCAGGGGGAAAGTTTGGGCAAGGTGGTTATGCTACAAGTGGAGGATTGCACGGTGTCGGCGCTTCCGTTGTGAATGCGCTCTCGTCCTGGCTTGAAGTCGACATTAAGCGTGACGGTTATCGTTATACCCAGCGTTTTGAGCACGGTGGTAAGCCGGTAACGACACTTGAGAAGAAGGGGAAGACGAGAGGTGCGGGCACGCTCGTACGTTTTATGCCGGACGAATCGATTTTTTCTACGGTGAATTTTAATACAGAAACGTTATCGGAACGTTTACGAGAAGCCGCATTTTTATTAAGAGGTGTCGCAATTACGTTGAAAGACGAGCGACCAGGAAAGGAAATGGAAGAGCTCTTTCAGTTTGAAACCGGACTGGAAGCTTTTGTTGACTATTTAAACGAAGGAAAGGAGCCTCTCCATCCTGTTGTGTCATTTTCAGGTCAAGCAAACGAAATTGAAATGGATTTCTCATTCCAGTTTCATGATGCTTATACAGAAAATGTTCTCTCGTTTGTAAATAACGTTCGTACACGTGATGGTGGAACCCATGAGTTAGGAGCGAAAACGGCAGTCACCCGAATGATGAATGAGCACGCTAAAAAAGTCGGCTTGTTGAAAGAAAAAGACAAAAAGCTTGATGGCTCAGATATTCGTGAAGGGTTTACAGCGGTTATATCGGTTCGCGTCCCGGAAGCGAAACTTCAGTTTGAAGGACAGACAAAAAGCAAACTGGGGACTGCTGAAGCACGCTCAGCCGTTGATGCGATTATTTCCGAAAAGCTCTCGTATTACTTAGAAGAGAATCCGAGCGTCGCCACAACCTTGATTAAAAAATCAATTAAAGCTGCACAAGCACGCGAAGCAGCCCGAAAAGCCAGAGAAGATGCGAGAAATGGCAAGAAAAATAAACGTAAAGACGTTCTGTTAAGCGGAAAATTAACACCCGCTCAGTCCCGCAATCCAGACCGAAATGAACTTTACTTAGTAGAGGGAGACTCTGCTGGAGGTTCTGCGAAGCAAGGACGAGATCGGAAATTCCAAGCTGTTCTTCCGTTACGAGGAAAAGTCATTAACACCGAAAAAGCAAAGCTTGATGATATTATGAAAAACGAAGAAATTCGGACGATCATCCATACGATCGGAGCTGGCGTTGGAGCAGATTTTGATTTGTCTGACTGTAACTATGATAAAGTGGTCATAATGACCGATGCAGATACAGATGGTGCTCATATTCAAGTGCTGTTACTAACCTTTTTCTACCGCTACATGAAACCATTACTTGATGCTGGTAAGATCTATATTGCTTTACCACCACTTTACAAAGTAAGTAAAGGTTCTGGTGCAAAAGAAAAAGTCCAGTATGCGTGGGAAGAGACGGAACTTCAACAAGCTTTAAAAACGATCGGAAAAGGATCGACTGTTCAACGATACAAAGGTTTAGGTGAAATGAACGCTACTCAGCTTTGGGAGACCACGATGGACCCTGAAACACGAACGCTTATTCGAGTTCGATTAGAAGATGCCGCACGTGCAGAAAAGCATGTTGCTACATTAATGGGTGATAAAGTGGAACCACGCCGAAAGTGGATTGAAAGCCACGTAGCGTTTGGATTAGAGGAAGAAACAAACATCCTCGAAAATGAAAACCTTCATGTAGGGGAGGAAACCTAA